One Anopheles marshallii chromosome 3, idAnoMarsDA_429_01, whole genome shotgun sequence genomic region harbors:
- the LOC128716264 gene encoding odorant receptor Or2-like, with translation MKILDCPLLSVNVRVWRFWSFVLVHNWRRYISIIPVTVLNVFMFADLYRAWGNIEEVIINAYFAVLYFNAVLRTLILVYNRDKYESFLAGAAGVYEEICALNDEVITKLVTTYTKRARFLSISNLALGAFISGCFVVYPLFTGQRGLPYGMFIPGVNNFNSPQYEIFYLTQLVLTFPGCCMYIPYTSFFTSSTLFGLVQIKTLQHQLRNFRTENLAERTTALNRKLQKLIEDHKRIIRYVQDLNDLVTYICLIEFLSFGLMLCALLFLLNIISVMAQIVIVGAYIFMILTQIFAFYWHSNEVREESMAIAEAAYSGPWLNVNDAIKKKLLLIIIRAQRPLEITVGNVYPMTLEMFQSLLNASYSYFTLLRRVYN, from the exons ATGAAAATTCTTGACTGTCCACTGCTGTCGGTGAATGTGCGCGTTTGGCGGTTCTGGTCGTTCGTGCTGGTGCACAACTGGCGTCGCTACATCAGCATCATTCCCGTGACGGTGCTGAACGTGTTTATGTTTGCCGATCTGTACCGAGCGTGGGGCAACATCGAGGAGGTCATTATTAATGCTTATTTTGCGGTACTCTATTTCAACGCTGTG CTGCGAACGCTCATACTTGTTTACAATCGAGATAAGTATGAATCCTTTCTGGCCGGCGCTGCCGGTGTCTATGAGGAAATATGC GCACTCAACGACGAAGTTATCACCAAGCTGGTCACCACCTACACCAAGCGTGCCCGCTTCTTATCGATCTCCAATCTAGCACTCGGTGCCTTCATCAGTGGTTGCTTTGTTGTGTACCCATTGTTTACCGGCCAACGGGGACTACCGTACGGCATGTTCATACCGGGTGTGAACAACTTTAACTCTCCGCAGTACGAAATATTTTACCTCACCCAGCTGGTGCTCACATTTCCCGGGTGCTGCATGTACATCCCCTACACCAGCTTCTTCACATCGAGCACACTGTTCGGGTTGGTGCAGATAAAAACATTGCAGCATCAGCTGCGAAACTTCCGAACGGAAAATCTTGCCGAAAGAACGACGGCGCTGAACCGCAAGCTGCAGAAGCTGATCGAAGATCATAAACGCATAATACG CTATGTTCAAGACCTAAACGACCTGGTGACTTACATCTGTTTGATAGAGTTCCTCTCTTTTGGTTTAATGCTTTGTGCCTTACTCTTCTTGCTGAACATC ATCAGTGTGATGGCACAAATCGTTATCGTCGGTGCGTACATATTCATGATCCTTACGCAAATATTCGCCTTCTACTGGCACTCGAACGAGGTGCGGGAGGAAAGTATGGCTATAGCGGAGGCTGCCTACAGTGGACCATGGCTGAATGTGAACGATGCTATAAAAAAGAAGCTGCTGCTGATAATTATCCGTGCTCAGCGACCACTTGAG ATAACAGTTGGCAACGTTTATCCGATGACGCTGGAAATGTTTCAATCGCTGCTAAATGCTTCCTATTCCTACTTTACACTATTGAGAAGGGTGTACAATTGA